A window of the Nitrosococcus wardiae genome harbors these coding sequences:
- the rpsM gene encoding 30S ribosomal protein S13: MARIAGINIPVHKHTVIALTSIYGVGPTRAKKICEAAGIASNKKVKDLSESELEGLRAEVAKYPVEGDLRREISMDIKRLMDLGCYRGLRHRRGLPVRGQRTQTNARTRKGPRRLVRK; encoded by the coding sequence ATGGCCCGTATTGCTGGAATTAATATCCCGGTGCACAAGCACACGGTAATTGCGCTTACTTCCATTTATGGAGTAGGCCCGACCCGGGCTAAGAAGATCTGTGAGGCAGCTGGTATCGCCTCTAATAAGAAAGTTAAAGATCTTTCTGAAAGTGAGCTAGAAGGGTTGCGCGCTGAGGTTGCGAAGTATCCTGTCGAAGGTGACTTGCGGCGTGAAATAAGCATGGATATTAAACGATTGATGGACCTGGGTTGTTACCGTGGGCTTCGCCATCGTAGGGGGCTCCCAGTGCGGGGGCAGCGTACCCAGACGAATGCAAGGACACGTAAGGGCCCGCGGCGGTTAGTTAGGAAGTAA
- the rpmJ gene encoding 50S ribosomal protein L36, whose translation MKVRASVKKVCRHCKVVRRKGVVRIICKDARHKQRQG comes from the coding sequence ATGAAAGTTCGTGCTTCAGTAAAGAAAGTTTGCCGCCATTGCAAGGTTGTGCGTCGGAAAGGCGTTGTGCGAATTATATGTAAAGATGCCCGCCATAAGCAGCGCCAGGGGTAA
- the rplP gene encoding 50S ribosomal protein L16: MLQPKRTKFRKQQKGRNRGQSLRGSQVDFGEYGLKAIGRGKITARQIEAARRAMTRYIKRGGKIWIRIFPDKPITQKPLEVRQGKGKGNVEYWAANVQPGRVLYEMEGVPEEVARRAFELAAAKLPVKTVFVTRAVM, encoded by the coding sequence ATGTTACAGCCGAAAAGAACCAAGTTCCGTAAGCAACAAAAAGGCAGAAACCGTGGGCAATCGCTCCGGGGTAGCCAAGTAGATTTTGGTGAGTATGGATTGAAAGCCATTGGCCGAGGGAAGATTACAGCACGCCAAATTGAGGCTGCGCGTCGTGCTATGACAAGGTACATTAAGCGGGGTGGAAAAATTTGGATCAGGATTTTCCCAGATAAACCCATTACTCAAAAGCCCCTTGAAGTACGCCAAGGAAAAGGAAAGGGTAATGTAGAGTATTGGGCTGCCAATGTACAGCCTGGACGTGTCCTTTATGAGATGGAGGGGGTGCCGGAAGAAGTAGCACGAAGGGCTTTCGAGTTGGCAGCAGCTAAGTTGCCTGTTAAAACAGTATTTGTTACACGGGCGGTCATGTAA
- the rpsN gene encoding 30S ribosomal protein S14, translating into MSKKCMINRELKRVRTARKYAAKRAELKTRMQDESLSPEEREKAMLKFHSLPRDSSPVRQRRRCRLTGRPRGYVRKFGLSRNKLREVAMRGDVPGLVKASW; encoded by the coding sequence ATGTCAAAAAAGTGCATGATTAATCGAGAGTTGAAGCGGGTACGCACGGCGCGTAAATATGCGGCCAAGCGAGCAGAATTAAAAACACGGATGCAGGATGAAAGTCTCAGCCCAGAGGAGCGGGAAAAGGCAATGCTTAAATTCCATAGCCTGCCAAGGGATTCTTCGCCTGTGCGCCAACGGAGGCGTTGTCGTTTAACCGGAAGACCTCGTGGTTATGTACGCAAATTCGGTTTATCCCGTAACAAACTGCGTGAAGTGGCGATGCGTGGGGATGTTCCAGGGCTGGTTAAGGCCAGTTGGTAA
- the rplV gene encoding 50S ribosomal protein L22 produces MATTATLKYARLSAQKGRLVADQIRGLPVDKALDILNFSPKKAAEIIKKVLESAVANAEHNDGADIDELRVAAIMVNEGPTMKRIRARARGRASRIFKRSCHIRVIVAED; encoded by the coding sequence ATGGCAACTACAGCAACACTAAAATATGCGCGGCTGTCGGCACAAAAAGGTCGGCTAGTTGCCGACCAAATTCGTGGGCTACCTGTGGATAAGGCGTTAGATATTTTAAACTTTAGCCCCAAGAAGGCAGCAGAGATCATTAAGAAGGTGTTGGAATCAGCAGTTGCGAATGCTGAACATAACGATGGGGCTGATATCGATGAGCTGCGGGTTGCTGCTATTATGGTCAACGAAGGGCCTACCATGAAGCGAATCCGTGCAAGGGCTAGAGGCCGTGCTAGTCGGATTTTTAAACGTTCTTGCCATATCAGGGTGATAGTTGCAGAGGATTAG
- the rplN gene encoding 50S ribosomal protein L14 — MIQMQTSLEAADNSGARRLVCIKVLGGSQRRYAGIGDVIKVAVKEAIPRGKVKKGEVYNAVIVRTKKGVRRADGSLIRFDNNAAVLLNNQLQPIGTRIFGPVTRELRVENFMRIVSLAPEVL, encoded by the coding sequence ATGATTCAAATGCAGACCAGCTTAGAGGCGGCAGATAACAGCGGTGCTCGACGACTTGTTTGTATCAAAGTATTAGGTGGATCGCAGCGTCGCTATGCAGGAATTGGTGACGTTATTAAGGTTGCAGTTAAGGAGGCCATTCCGCGGGGCAAGGTCAAGAAAGGTGAAGTTTATAACGCAGTAATTGTGCGGACCAAAAAAGGCGTCCGTCGTGCAGACGGATCACTTATCCGGTTTGATAATAATGCCGCGGTATTATTAAATAACCAGCTACAACCTATAGGTACTCGAATTTTTGGTCCTGTAACGCGGGAACTGCGGGTTGAAAATTTCATGAGGATAGTTTCTTTGGCCCCGGAAGTGTTGTAG
- the rpmC gene encoding 50S ribosomal protein L29, with amino-acid sequence MKAQELRTKTVDELQKELLELSREQFKLRMQKGTGQLARNSELKRVQRSIARVKTVLTERERAQ; translated from the coding sequence ATGAAAGCTCAAGAGTTGCGAACAAAGACAGTGGATGAGTTGCAGAAGGAACTCCTGGAACTTTCTCGAGAGCAATTTAAACTGCGCATGCAAAAGGGTACCGGGCAATTGGCGCGAAATAGCGAGCTGAAACGAGTTCAACGCAGTATTGCTCGGGTTAAGACAGTACTAACGGAAAGAGAGCGGGCGCAGTAG
- the rplR gene encoding 50S ribosomal protein L18 translates to MDKKVARLRRATKVRHKIREQGVARLTVHRTPKHIYVQIIKPIGGDVVASASTLEPALKQQLKNTGNKEAAITVGKVIAERAKAQGIAKVAFDRSGYKYHGRVKALADAAREGGLQF, encoded by the coding sequence GTGGATAAAAAAGTAGCAAGGTTACGACGTGCGACTAAAGTGCGACACAAAATCCGTGAGCAGGGAGTAGCGCGATTAACAGTTCATCGCACTCCTAAGCATATTTATGTGCAGATAATCAAACCGATAGGCGGGGATGTCGTTGCCAGTGCCTCAACACTAGAGCCAGCGTTAAAGCAACAGTTGAAGAATACTGGTAATAAAGAAGCAGCCATCACTGTTGGCAAGGTAATTGCTGAACGGGCTAAGGCGCAGGGTATTGCGAAGGTTGCCTTTGACCGCTCTGGTTACAAATATCATGGCCGGGTAAAGGCATTAGCAGACGCGGCCCGTGAAGGTGGATTACAGTTTTAA
- the rpmD gene encoding 50S ribosomal protein L30, with the protein MATQKTTLKVTLVKSTIGRLAKHKACVAGLGLRRIGQTVEVIDTPENRGMIQKVSYLLRLEAG; encoded by the coding sequence ATGGCAACGCAAAAGACAACACTCAAGGTTACATTGGTGAAAAGCACTATTGGACGGTTAGCGAAACATAAAGCATGTGTAGCTGGCTTAGGACTTCGTCGTATTGGGCAAACAGTTGAGGTCATTGACACTCCAGAGAATCGAGGGATGATTCAAAAAGTGTCTTACCTTCTAAGGTTAGAGGCAGGCTAG
- the rpsE gene encoding 30S ribosomal protein S5 — MSQTDRRVTGDALLEKLVGVRRVAKVVKGGRQFGFSALTVVGDGKGRVGFGRGKAREVPVAIQKAMENARKNMIFVPLKGDTLQHPITVRHGAAKVHMQPASEGTGIIAGGAMRAVFEVVGVHNVLAKCIGSANPVNVVRATVKGLVEMSNPEGIAAKRGKTLEDIMGE, encoded by the coding sequence ATGTCACAGACAGATCGGCGGGTAACAGGAGATGCATTGCTGGAAAAATTGGTTGGCGTAAGACGCGTTGCCAAGGTGGTAAAGGGTGGGCGCCAATTTGGTTTTTCGGCTTTGACAGTGGTAGGTGATGGTAAGGGCCGTGTTGGATTTGGTCGAGGTAAGGCTCGCGAGGTTCCCGTTGCCATTCAGAAAGCTATGGAAAACGCGAGGAAAAATATGATTTTTGTTCCCCTAAAAGGGGATACGCTGCAACATCCTATTACCGTCCGCCATGGTGCTGCCAAGGTCCATATGCAGCCTGCCTCTGAGGGAACAGGGATCATTGCCGGAGGCGCGATGCGCGCTGTTTTTGAGGTTGTGGGTGTGCATAATGTTTTAGCAAAATGCATAGGTTCGGCAAATCCTGTAAACGTGGTACGAGCTACGGTTAAGGGGCTTGTAGAGATGTCAAACCCAGAAGGCATTGCCGCTAAACGGGGCAAGACCCTCGAAGATATTATGGGTGAGTGA
- the rplE gene encoding 50S ribosomal protein L5, whose amino-acid sequence MVRLQEYYRDTVINQLREQFGYQSVMAVPRIEKITLNMGVGEAVGDKKILEHAMDDMAKISGQKPVATRARNSVAGFKIRKGWPIGCKVTLRRDRMYEFLDRFINIAIPRIRDFRGLGPKSFDGRGNYNMGIREQIIFPEIDYDQIDTIRGMNITIATTAKTDEEGRVLLRAFNFPFRT is encoded by the coding sequence ATGGTAAGGTTACAAGAATATTACCGGGACACCGTTATTAATCAGTTGCGGGAACAATTTGGTTATCAGTCAGTGATGGCAGTGCCTCGTATCGAAAAGATCACCTTGAATATGGGGGTGGGGGAAGCCGTTGGGGATAAAAAAATTCTAGAGCATGCGATGGATGACATGGCTAAAATATCTGGCCAAAAACCAGTAGCCACTCGTGCGCGGAATTCGGTAGCAGGGTTTAAGATCCGTAAGGGCTGGCCCATTGGGTGTAAAGTTACCTTGCGCCGCGATCGGATGTATGAATTTTTAGATCGCTTCATTAACATCGCGATTCCTCGCATCCGAGACTTCCGTGGACTGGGTCCCAAGTCTTTTGACGGAAGGGGTAATTATAATATGGGGATTCGTGAACAGATTATCTTCCCGGAGATCGACTATGACCAGATCGATACTATACGGGGAATGAACATTACCATAGCGACCACAGCCAAGACGGATGAAGAAGGTCGTGTGTTGCTTAGGGCATTTAATTTTCCTTTTAGGACATAG
- the rpsK gene encoding 30S ribosomal protein S11 gives MAKASAKKRVKRVVVDGIAHIHASFNNTIVTITDRQGNTLAWATSGGSGFRGSRKSTPFAAQVAAERAGRVVQEMGMKNLEVHVKGPGPGRESAARALNNVGFKITNIADVTPIPHNGCRPPKKRRV, from the coding sequence ATGGCGAAAGCGAGTGCAAAAAAACGGGTAAAACGGGTCGTCGTTGACGGTATTGCCCATATTCATGCCTCTTTTAATAATACGATTGTGACGATTACTGACCGCCAGGGGAACACCCTCGCATGGGCGACATCCGGAGGTAGTGGTTTCCGAGGTTCACGTAAGAGTACGCCATTTGCTGCCCAGGTAGCTGCTGAGAGAGCTGGACGAGTAGTTCAAGAGATGGGCATGAAGAATTTGGAAGTGCATGTTAAAGGGCCAGGACCCGGGCGCGAATCCGCTGCCCGAGCTCTGAATAATGTAGGATTTAAGATTACCAATATCGCGGATGTTACACCCATCCCCCATAATGGATGCCGTCCCCCTAAAAAGCGAAGAGTTTGA
- the secY gene encoding preprotein translocase subunit SecY encodes MAKRASKKSLDQGTFGKLTELRQRLLFVLGALLVYRIGTFIPVPGIDPVTLAALFEQQRGTILDMFNMFSGGALERLSVFALGIMPYISASIIMQLLTVVHPKLEQLRKEGASGRRKITQYTRYGTLVLATIQAIGVAIALESQQVGGASVVIEAGLVFRVTAVVTLVTGTLFLMWLGEQITERGIGNGISLIIFAGIVAGLPSALGGTLELARTGELHTFTVLVLLTLAVLVTAFVVFMERAQRRIPVHYAKQQHGRRVYGGQVSHLPLKVNMAGVIPPIFASSIILFPATVASWFGSSEGMGWLRDLAATLSPGQPIYVLLYAVAIIFFCFFYTALVFNPKETADNLKKSGAFIPGIRPGAQTTRYIDTVMGRLTLGGAIYVTAVCLLPEFLILYWNVPFYFGGTSLLIIVVVVMDFVAQVQAHLMSHQYESLLKKSQLKGSGATTGSLLH; translated from the coding sequence GTGGCGAAACGCGCCTCCAAAAAGTCATTAGACCAGGGCACTTTTGGTAAATTAACGGAGTTGCGCCAAAGGCTACTCTTTGTTCTGGGCGCCTTGTTGGTTTATCGGATCGGTACCTTTATCCCCGTTCCAGGGATTGATCCGGTGACTTTAGCTGCTTTGTTTGAGCAGCAGCGTGGTACCATTTTAGACATGTTTAACATGTTTTCTGGAGGTGCGTTAGAGCGCTTATCAGTCTTTGCATTGGGGATTATGCCGTATATCTCGGCCTCTATCATTATGCAATTACTAACGGTCGTCCACCCTAAGTTGGAGCAGCTAAGGAAAGAGGGTGCTTCGGGGCGGCGGAAAATTACCCAATATACGCGCTATGGTACGCTGGTACTAGCTACAATACAGGCGATCGGCGTAGCGATTGCTTTGGAGTCCCAACAGGTGGGGGGGGCGTCGGTGGTTATTGAAGCAGGCCTGGTTTTTAGGGTAACAGCCGTGGTGACATTGGTTACCGGGACTTTATTCCTAATGTGGTTAGGGGAGCAAATCACTGAGCGCGGTATAGGAAATGGAATTTCATTAATTATCTTTGCGGGTATTGTCGCTGGGTTGCCTTCGGCGCTAGGTGGAACGTTGGAACTAGCACGAACTGGCGAGCTGCATACTTTTACAGTATTGGTGCTTTTGACGCTGGCTGTGTTGGTGACTGCTTTTGTGGTGTTTATGGAGCGGGCCCAACGCCGTATCCCGGTACACTATGCTAAGCAGCAACATGGAAGAAGAGTCTATGGGGGCCAGGTGAGCCATCTGCCATTAAAAGTAAATATGGCGGGTGTTATTCCCCCTATTTTTGCATCAAGCATTATTTTATTTCCTGCAACGGTAGCAAGTTGGTTTGGCTCCAGTGAAGGCATGGGGTGGCTCCGGGATCTCGCAGCTACTCTTTCACCAGGGCAGCCTATTTACGTACTGCTATATGCCGTAGCTATTATTTTCTTTTGTTTTTTCTATACAGCATTGGTATTTAATCCGAAAGAGACAGCGGATAATCTGAAAAAATCAGGAGCATTTATTCCAGGAATACGGCCAGGAGCACAGACTACTCGGTATATCGATACAGTAATGGGACGGCTTACCTTGGGTGGTGCGATTTATGTCACTGCGGTATGTCTTCTACCAGAGTTTTTAATTTTATATTGGAACGTTCCGTTTTATTTTGGAGGCACCTCATTACTGATCATTGTGGTTGTGGTTATGGATTTTGTTGCCCAGGTGCAGGCCCATCTAATGTCTCATCAGTACGAGAGTTTGTTGAAGAAATCGCAATTGAAGGGAAGTGGGGCGACCACTGGAAGTCTACTACATTGA
- the rplF gene encoding 50S ribosomal protein L6 → MSRIANNPVTIPKGVEVTFAGNNIEVKGAKGSLGLAIHPFVQVTQEGEVLSFAPKGAEKQAEALSGTTRALVNNMVQGVSQGFERRLQLVGVGYRAQMQGQKLVLNLGYSHPIEFTAPANLTIEVPSPTEIVIKGADKQQVGQVAANIRGFRPPEPYKGKGVRYADEIVVRKEAKKK, encoded by the coding sequence ATGTCAAGAATTGCGAATAACCCAGTGACGATCCCGAAGGGTGTCGAAGTCACATTTGCTGGCAACAATATTGAGGTAAAGGGAGCAAAGGGTTCTCTTGGACTTGCCATTCATCCCTTCGTACAAGTAACCCAGGAAGGGGAAGTCCTGTCTTTTGCGCCAAAGGGGGCAGAGAAACAGGCAGAAGCGCTTAGTGGAACTACCCGCGCTTTAGTAAATAATATGGTACAGGGCGTTAGCCAAGGGTTCGAGCGACGTTTGCAACTAGTGGGGGTAGGTTACCGAGCACAGATGCAAGGGCAAAAGCTTGTGCTTAATTTAGGTTACTCTCATCCTATCGAATTTACCGCGCCAGCGAATCTGACTATTGAGGTGCCGAGTCCGACAGAAATAGTTATCAAAGGGGCTGATAAGCAGCAAGTTGGACAAGTTGCGGCAAATATTCGCGGATTTAGGCCGCCTGAACCTTATAAGGGAAAAGGTGTGCGCTATGCAGACGAGATAGTTGTGCGCAAGGAAGCGAAGAAGAAATAG
- the rpsH gene encoding 30S ribosomal protein S8, producing the protein MSMTDPISDMLTRVRNGQSAGKLEVSMPSSKLKESIARVLKEEGYIEDYRVEDDTKPVLVVRLKYHEGKPVIDEIQRVSRPGLRIYKGKDRLPRIRGGLGIAIVSTSRGVMTDKAARSAGEGGEVLCYVA; encoded by the coding sequence ATGAGTATGACCGATCCAATCTCGGACATGCTGACGCGGGTGCGTAACGGTCAAAGTGCGGGCAAGTTAGAAGTCAGTATGCCTTCGTCAAAATTGAAGGAAAGTATTGCTCGCGTGCTGAAAGAAGAAGGTTATATTGAGGATTATAGGGTGGAGGATGATACCAAGCCCGTCTTGGTCGTGCGCTTAAAGTATCATGAAGGTAAGCCCGTGATCGACGAAATTCAACGGGTAAGCCGCCCCGGGCTGCGTATATATAAAGGCAAGGATAGGTTGCCTAGGATCCGTGGTGGGTTAGGTATTGCCATCGTCTCTACGTCTCGCGGTGTTATGACCGATAAAGCTGCACGATCTGCTGGTGAAGGCGGCGAAGTATTGTGCTACGTTGCCTAA
- the rpsS gene encoding 30S ribosomal protein S19, producing the protein MPRSIKKGPFVDPHLIKKVAEASATQSRRPIKTWSRRSMIVPEMIGLTIAVHNGRQHVPIFVTENMVGHKLGEFAPTRTFKGHVADKKSR; encoded by the coding sequence ATGCCGCGTTCGATTAAAAAAGGCCCGTTTGTGGACCCCCACCTAATAAAGAAGGTGGCGGAGGCAAGCGCGACCCAGAGCCGACGTCCGATTAAGACGTGGTCACGTCGCTCAATGATCGTTCCGGAGATGATTGGATTGACAATTGCCGTGCATAATGGTCGGCAGCATGTCCCTATTTTTGTCACGGAGAACATGGTCGGTCATAAGTTGGGTGAATTTGCCCCGACTCGGACTTTTAAAGGCCATGTGGCTGACAAAAAGTCAAGGTAA
- the rplO gene encoding 50S ribosomal protein L15: protein MRLNMISSAPGAKQTGKRAGRGIGSGLGKTCGRGHKGQKSRSGGFHKVGFEGGQMPLQRRVPKIGFHSRKARFSAEVRLDQLAKLEVDTIDLSVLIEAGLVPKRAKRVKVIASGKIDKLVNLQGIGASAGARKAIEAAGGRIGE from the coding sequence ATGCGATTAAATATGATCTCTTCAGCCCCTGGTGCTAAACAGACAGGAAAACGTGCTGGGCGCGGTATTGGGTCTGGTTTGGGTAAAACTTGCGGTCGTGGCCACAAGGGTCAAAAATCCCGCTCAGGGGGATTCCATAAGGTTGGCTTTGAGGGTGGGCAGATGCCTTTGCAAAGGCGTGTCCCTAAAATTGGTTTCCATTCTCGCAAGGCCCGCTTTTCGGCCGAGGTACGCCTAGATCAGCTTGCGAAGCTGGAAGTTGATACAATAGATCTGTCTGTCCTTATCGAGGCTGGTTTGGTTCCAAAGCGAGCCAAGCGCGTTAAAGTAATTGCCTCGGGTAAGATTGATAAACTAGTAAATCTGCAGGGCATTGGAGCATCTGCAGGCGCACGTAAAGCTATTGAAGCGGCAGGCGGCCGCATCGGAGAATAA
- the rplB gene encoding 50S ribosomal protein L2, producing the protein MPIVKAKPTSAGRRFVIQITSPELYKGRPYPALTEKLSKSGGRNNQGRITVRHSGGGHKRLYRTIDFKRNKIGVPGRVERIEYDPNRSAHIALISYSDGEKRYIIAPKAIQVGTSVISGQDAPIRDGNCLPLRNIPVGTLVHCVELKPGKGAQLARSAGASCQLVAREGRYAMLRLRSGEIRRVPLECRATIGEVGNDGHGLGSLGKAGAKRWRGKRPTVRGVAMNPVDHPHGGGEGRTSGGRHPVSPWGVPTKGYKTRRNKRTGKLIVRRRK; encoded by the coding sequence ATGCCGATTGTAAAAGCTAAACCTACATCCGCTGGTCGCCGGTTTGTGATACAGATCACTTCTCCTGAATTATATAAGGGGAGGCCTTATCCGGCTTTGACTGAGAAGTTGAGCAAGAGCGGAGGCCGGAACAATCAGGGTAGAATTACTGTTCGCCACTCCGGTGGTGGACATAAGCGGCTTTATCGAACTATTGATTTTAAACGCAATAAAATTGGTGTCCCCGGGCGTGTGGAAAGGATAGAGTACGATCCTAACCGTAGTGCTCATATTGCATTAATTAGTTATTCTGATGGCGAAAAGCGGTATATTATTGCACCCAAGGCAATCCAGGTTGGGACTTCAGTAATCTCTGGTCAGGATGCGCCAATTCGTGATGGGAATTGCCTTCCGCTACGAAATATTCCCGTGGGTACACTCGTGCATTGTGTCGAGCTAAAACCAGGTAAAGGAGCTCAATTGGCGCGGAGCGCTGGCGCCTCCTGCCAGTTGGTGGCTCGTGAAGGTCGTTATGCAATGTTGCGCCTACGCTCAGGTGAGATACGAAGAGTGCCGCTTGAATGTCGTGCAACGATTGGAGAAGTTGGCAATGATGGCCATGGCCTGGGTTCCCTAGGCAAAGCGGGAGCCAAGCGTTGGCGGGGGAAGCGCCCCACTGTGCGTGGAGTTGCAATGAATCCTGTGGACCATCCCCATGGAGGTGGCGAGGGTCGAACCTCAGGTGGCCGTCACCCGGTAAGCCCTTGGGGAGTCCCTACCAAAGGATATAAGACCCGCCGTAATAAGCGTACCGGGAAACTTATTGTGCGTCGACGTAAGTAA
- the rplX gene encoding 50S ribosomal protein L24: MRRVRIGDEVVVTAGRSRGKRGKVLRVLSGDRVIVEEVNMVKRHTRPNPAANKPGGIVEQEAPVHISNVMLYNPVTEKGDRVGFRRLEDGRKVRYFKSNGEVVDAS; the protein is encoded by the coding sequence ATGCGCAGAGTACGGATAGGCGATGAGGTTGTCGTTACCGCTGGTAGAAGTAGAGGGAAGCGAGGAAAAGTTTTACGCGTATTGAGCGGTGACCGCGTGATTGTAGAAGAAGTCAATATGGTGAAGCGCCACACTCGGCCTAATCCGGCCGCTAATAAGCCAGGAGGAATTGTCGAGCAGGAAGCGCCGGTGCATATTTCCAATGTCATGCTTTACAACCCGGTTACCGAGAAAGGTGATCGAGTTGGTTTTAGGAGATTGGAAGATGGCCGTAAGGTACGCTATTTCAAGTCAAACGGTGAAGTTGTTGACGCTTCTTAG
- the rpsD gene encoding 30S ribosomal protein S4 yields MAKYTGPKLKQARREGTDLFLKSGVRPIDSKCKIEQVPGQHGAGARRARMSDYALQLREKQKLRRMYGVLERQFRRYYKEAARRKGSTGENLLKLLESRLDNVVYRMGFGSTRAEARQLINHKGILVNGKVINVPSYQVRVEDMVAVREKAKKQDRIKFALELAQARPELDWIEMNVGKLEGTYKRMPERSELAPDIQENLVVELYSK; encoded by the coding sequence TTGGCTAAATATACAGGTCCTAAGCTTAAGCAGGCACGGCGTGAAGGCACGGATCTGTTTCTAAAAAGTGGTGTTCGCCCCATTGATTCCAAGTGCAAGATCGAACAAGTACCTGGACAGCATGGAGCTGGAGCTAGGCGTGCCCGCATGTCGGATTATGCGCTGCAGCTACGGGAGAAGCAGAAGCTACGCCGTATGTATGGTGTATTAGAGAGGCAGTTTCGACGCTACTATAAGGAGGCTGCTCGGCGTAAGGGTTCTACGGGTGAGAATCTACTTAAGCTGCTTGAGTCACGTCTTGATAATGTGGTTTACAGGATGGGGTTTGGCAGTACCCGCGCTGAAGCACGGCAGCTTATTAATCATAAGGGAATCCTGGTTAATGGAAAGGTGATTAATGTTCCTTCCTACCAGGTGCGAGTTGAAGATATGGTTGCTGTTAGGGAAAAGGCTAAGAAGCAAGATCGGATAAAATTTGCACTTGAGCTAGCCCAGGCTCGCCCTGAACTCGATTGGATAGAAATGAATGTGGGTAAGCTAGAGGGTACCTATAAGAGGATGCCGGAGCGTAGCGAACTCGCCCCTGATATTCAGGAAAACTTAGTCGTCGAGCTTTATTCAAAGTAA
- the rpsQ gene encoding 30S ribosomal protein S17 yields MSVSDQEKSLRTVIGRVVSDKMDKTITVLVERRVAHPLYKKYVKRFTKLHAHDEKNECRVGDVVAITATRPLSKTKTWKLVNVLERTR; encoded by the coding sequence ATGAGTGTGAGTGATCAGGAGAAATCTTTACGCACCGTTATTGGTCGTGTAGTGAGTGATAAAATGGATAAAACAATCACGGTGCTGGTCGAACGTAGAGTTGCGCACCCTCTCTACAAAAAATATGTAAAGCGTTTCACAAAGTTACATGCTCATGATGAAAAGAATGAGTGCCGAGTGGGTGATGTGGTAGCAATCACAGCAACACGCCCGCTATCCAAGACTAAAACTTGGAAATTAGTTAATGTCCTTGAACGCACACGCTGA
- the rpsC gene encoding 30S ribosomal protein S3, whose protein sequence is MGQKVHPTGIRLGIVKDWNSKWYADSSQFSDLLNNDLGVRSHLTKKLAHALVSNIQIDRPARNARITIHTARPGIVIGKKGEDINNLRQEVSEMMGIPVHINIQEIRKPELDATLVAGNVAQQLERRIMFRRAMKRAVTNAMRVGAQGIRIKVSGRLNGAEIARNEWYREGRVPLHTLRANIDYGFAEAKTTYGVLGVKVWIFKGEVFEQPDQQVTAGNSATS, encoded by the coding sequence ATGGGGCAGAAAGTACATCCTACCGGGATTCGCCTGGGTATCGTCAAGGACTGGAATTCTAAGTGGTATGCAGATAGCAGCCAATTTAGTGATTTGCTCAATAATGATTTGGGGGTTCGCAGCCATCTTACCAAAAAGCTAGCCCATGCGTTAGTGAGTAATATTCAAATTGACCGACCGGCACGTAATGCTCGGATTACTATACATACGGCGCGCCCAGGAATTGTCATTGGGAAAAAAGGCGAAGACATCAATAACTTGCGGCAAGAAGTCTCAGAGATGATGGGCATACCTGTTCATATTAACATCCAAGAGATCCGCAAGCCTGAGCTAGATGCTACGCTCGTTGCTGGAAATGTAGCGCAGCAGCTTGAGCGGCGAATCATGTTTCGTCGAGCCATGAAGCGTGCTGTTACTAATGCTATGCGTGTAGGTGCCCAAGGCATTCGAATAAAAGTCTCTGGACGCTTAAATGGGGCAGAGATTGCGCGTAATGAGTGGTATCGAGAGGGCCGAGTGCCATTGCATACGCTGCGCGCTAATATTGACTATGGTTTTGCTGAGGCGAAAACCACCTATGGAGTCCTTGGTGTCAAGGTGTGGATATTCAAGGGCGAAGTATTTGAACAGCCGGATCAGCAAGTTACCGCAGGGAACTCGGCGACAAGCTAA